The DNA sequence CCAAGGGTAAAGTGGTCGTTGGCGAGAAAGGACTGATTCAGGGAGAGGTCCTTTGTCAGAACGCCGATGTTGAAGGAACCATAAAGGGCAAACTTCAAGTGACGCAGTTGTTGGCTTTAAAGGCCACGGCGAAGATCCACGGAGATATTTTGGTAGATAAGCTGAGTATTGAACCCGGCGCTAACTTCACCGGAAGCTGTAAAATGGGCGCCGTGGTCAAAGAGCTGAAGGATGCCGAACGAAAAGAAGCCGCAGAACAATCGGCTTAAGAAATGGGCCAAGTACAGCGGTATGGCGATCGAAATGATGACCATCATCGCCGTTGGTACCTTTGCCGGCTATAAAACAGATGAGCGTCGCGGGGCCGATTTTCCCCTGTGGACGCTCATTTTGTCTTTGGTCAGTGTGTTCTCGGCACTCTATCTGACCATCCGAAACGTAATGCGCGATAGCCATGATGAAGACTAAATGGGGGCCGGCGGCGATATTCGCGCTCTGCATCCCGATCGTTTATCTCATACACCACTATTCCATGTCCTTTTTTTCCGCACCCTGGCGGGTGGATGTGATGTGGCCGACCTATTTGTTCCTCTCGGTTCTGTACGAAGTGGTTTTCCTTTTTTTGATTTGGCTGGAGACCAAGTACCCGGCACAAATGGGGTTCGGCTTTTTAGGAGGCGGCGTCGTTAAAATGATGGCCGTAGTGATCTACCTGCTGCCGGGGCTCCTCGATCAGGACCCGGACATAAAGCCAAGAGTGGTCCATACCATGATCCCCTATTTTCTCTTTTTGACCATCGAAACATCCCTCGTTTTCCGCAGAATTAGAGTCGTGGTCTGAGCCGATTTCAACACGTCTTAATAAGTTAAAGTTTTGGCTTTCATATTCGACTTTATTGCCTATTTTTGCACCGCTTTTTGAAGCCTGTCCTTACAGAGTATACGATGATGCGAATTCATTCATTCCGAGCCTTTTTCCTGATTTCCGCGGCCCTGCTTTTCTCAGCGAATATTGCAGTTGCGCAAGACCATCACGAAGGTCACGACGGGGATCATCAGCAAGAACACGCCGAAACTCACGATTCGGATCACCCATCTGACCATTCGGAAGAGCATGGCGACCAGCACGGTGAGGCCCATGCCGAAGCTCATGGAGAGGAGCACGGTGAAGAGAAGGAATTCAATGCGACCGAGGTCATTATGCACCACATCGCGGATGCTCACGGATTCCACATCATCGATTACAACGGACACCCTATCAGCATGCCGCTTCCGGTGATCCTATGGACAGATAACGGTTTGGTCGTTTTCTCATCTTCAAAATTTCATCACGACGCCGAAGGGCACCAGGTAGTTGAAGCGGGTGGACAACGATTCGTGAATTTGCACGAGAAGATCTACTACGCCGG is a window from the Flavobacteriales bacterium genome containing:
- a CDS encoding polymer-forming cytoskeletal protein: MFAKGKEMAKNLDPQAPARNRIGPETTIKGEIISDGNFRIDGTLEGSIKTKGKVVVGEKGLIQGEVLCQNADVEGTIKGKLQVTQLLALKATAKIHGDILVDKLSIEPGANFTGSCKMGAVVKELKDAERKEAAEQSA
- a CDS encoding AtpZ/AtpI family protein; translation: MPNEKKPQNNRLKKWAKYSGMAIEMMTIIAVGTFAGYKTDERRGADFPLWTLILSLVSVFSALYLTIRNVMRDSHDED